The genomic segment TGCGTAGACGTGGAACCTGCTCCCATTCTCGTAACGCTCGCCAGTCACTTCACCGACGATATTTCTGAGAATCGATGCCCTATTCCCGTTTGCCGAAACCGAATCACTCGGAGACGCCAGAGAATCCGCCTTGCGAAGTAACAGATCTAAAACTGGCTCCTTCGCATACTCCAACTCTTCCGCATCATTCATATATTCAACATCTGTCATCCAGAAGGACCGACCCTGGAGGAGTCCACAAAGGCCACTTCCATTAGTGTAATGATAGACAGTGTCTGGCACTTCGAGAGTTTTAGTCATCACTTTCAGAACTACTCCCTTCGGCATCCTCGCCTCAATGCTGGAGCCGGATCGACGGTCGATCGCCCTATTCGATTTCTGAGCCGGCGCATCGCCTGCCGGCGCGAGATCCATCACCAACCTACTAGACCCTTCATGTGCCCATGGCAACGACCAACCAGCTCCTCCGGTAGGCTGCTCTCATGGCCGATCGTGGTGCGTCAGTATGAAAGTGGACCACGGCCCGGACCCCAACCTTGGTTTCGTGCCATCCTTAGCGCCTCTGCACCGGCTGAACCGAGTCTTCTAATCCTCGCCCGACATTCTTCCTGCTTTTCCGTCTCACCGCATGCGCTATAGAGTCGGTCCATATTGATCAATGCAATAGCTTCGTTCCAGACGCTGCCAATTCTTCTAAACGCATCGATGGCGCTTGCGTACAGTTCCTCAGCGTCCAGAAGGCGGCCCTGCAACCTGAAAAAGTTCCCCTTATTCATGTACGCCATTCCAGCCAACAGATAGTCTTCTACTTCGTTTGCGACGCGTGCTGCTTCACCGAGCATGTCCATTGACGCTTGTACATGGCCCACGTGCCCAAGAGCGGTCCCCAACTGTCCCAAGGTCGCCGCTTCTGCTCTTTTTGCTCCGTTAGCGCGATGAATATAAAGGGCTTGGTCCAAAACCTCAATGGCGGCCGGATACTGCTTGTCTTCCCTCAGAGATGTTCCAAGATTGGTGAGCGCAAAGCCGAGTCCATAGGCGCTATTCGCCTCTGTATATAAACCGACCGCGCGTCGCAACATCGGAATTGTAGCCGGGGCATTCCCCTCAGCCCGCATCGATTCAGAAAGGCCCGTTAGTACCCGCGCCTCACCTTCCTTGTCGCCAATCTCCTTGAAAATCTTTCTTGCTCGCAGAAATATTTCCTTGCCGCGAGAATATTCACGAAGAGAGTTATAGGCCAACCCAAGGTTGTTAAGCGCATCCGCTTCTCTCTTCCTGTCGCCACACATCTTGGCAATGGAAACGGCTGATTCGGAGACACTGATGACGGTGGGCCAGTCACCCCGCACGCAGAGGTACTGACATATGTCGATTGCCAAGGCCCAAGCGTCGCTAAGGGCTCCTATGTCGAGAGCCGCGCCAATACATGCGATCACGCTTGTATACTCACGTACGGCCCAATCGGTCGCGTCCTTAGCCGCGCTAAACAATTCATCGCCGTCTCGTAGTGAATTATCGTTGAGCCATCCGTTAAGTTGCTGGGTCGACTCAAGGTAGTACTCGAATAGCCGATGCAAGGCAGCGTCCTGATCGTCTCGGGTGTCCACATCGCGAGCAACGTCGCGGCCATAGAGACGCAGGAGATCATGGAGCGTCCAAGCTCGTTGCTCCGGGTCTCGCGTAACTAGGTGGGAAGATTCAAGGCGCCTGAGTAAACGTCGCGCTTTCCCTTCACTAATGTCCAAGAGATACGCGGTCGACCGTAATGAAATTTTTTCCCCTGGATGAATTGACAGATATCGAAGGCACCTAGCAGATTCGACTGGAAGCCTCAGATACGAGCCTCGAAATACGGCGCGAATCTCTGAGTCTTCAAATTCAAGGCCCGCCAGCCTCTCGGCCTCTTCCTCAAATTCGGTGGCTAACTCAAGCGCGCTCAGATCATGATCATTCGCAAGAATCTGAGAAATCAAACGGAGGGCGATTGGTAGTCCACCGCACAGGTTCGCGAGCGACCGTAACCCCTCTTGCTGATCAACGAACCTCCGTTCGTGCACCTGTGCTAGCATTTCCATCGATCGATGCACGGAAAGCGTGGATAGACGAAAGCTCACTGAGTCGGGAATCCTCGGGCCAAGCGCATTACGCGAGGTTATGATGACGCGATGGATCCCCGGAGGCGGCAGGAGATCTTCGACTTGACGTACTTCTGCGACATTGTCAAACAATAGAAGCACAGGCCGTCCAGCTCGCGCTCTAGATTCCAGCAGGTCGCGATAAGCCATGAGATTAATCGCCGGCTCAGGATCGATGCGATCAATGCCTAGGGCCAATAGCAGACCAGAAATTGCCTGAGGGGGCTCAATGAACTCCTTAGGGCTCTCCTCATACCCCTTAAAGTCCGCAATGATGGCCCCGCCTCCAAACCGCTGTTCTTGACAGGCATCGGACGCAGCTTCTAGAGCAAGCGCCGTCTTACCAACGCCGGGCATTCCTGTGATTACACCTACATGCGCAAATTCAGGTTCAATTGACGGCTTGAGCAGGAAACTATTGACATCGCGCAGATCGTCTTCTCTGCCTACAAACCGATTTCCCATACCACTTGTAGATAGGATCTTACGAACAAAGATTGCATGTGGTGGCGTGAGAGTATTGTGCGTAGGCGGTATGCGTAAGTATTGAGCTCGAACAGACGCCATTGCTGGCTTGTCGAGCACGGCCACTATTCGCTCAAGATGATAGATCTCGCAAGCGCACGCCGCTTGATCTTCTAACGTTTCGCGCTCAATTAGGGACAATTCTTGATTGGTCACAAACGCGATCCCGGCAGCACCGTTTTCCGATACGCCAGCCAGATCCGATATGAACTTTGCTTTGACCTCTCGAAAGGGTCGTTGGCCGCGTGGAAAATAGACGGCCATGATCCACTTATGACCGTCCCTGTAGACCAGAGCATCTTTCTTCCCGTCAGGCCCTCCGAGCGGATGACTTGGGTCTAAACGGGAAAAGTCATCATTCAATAATATTTGGGCAGCCAACCGTTCCGATGGCGCTTGTCCTGATGTCCACAGCCGCAACCGCTGCCATGTCTCGTCCCAACGCTCCTCCATACAGCTATTCTGGCTTAGATGTCTGGAGTTTCGCACCGTTGGAACTCGTAGACGGGGCCGCGGAGAAGGGGCGGCGAGGAGGGCTCAGGCACCCTCATCAGCGCCGGCGATCCAGATCATCCGTCATCTGGCGCCGTTTCTCCCCGTCAGACCCTCGCCGCATGCGCGATTCTCAGCCAGGTCTCGGTTCGGCCTAGTGATAGACCGAGGCTCCGGGCAAGCGCGGCGGCCGTCCTAACAGCGGGGATGAACCGCCCGCCTTTCATGGCGATCACTGCGACGTCGTACATCAGCTCACCGCCGATGCCCCGGGGGTCGATGAGGTACGGCCTGCCGGCTGGGCCGTACAGGATGTTCCAGGGCGACGCGTCTCCGTGGCAGAGGGCCGGAACGTGGTCGCAAGACAGGCTATCGAGCAAGGCGAGTGCTGCTCGACGCTCAGACGGCGGGGCGACGGCTCGGCCTGGCGGCAGGTCGGCAAGGTGGTCGTCCGTTAGACGGTCGCGGAGCCAGTCAACGAGGCTTGGCAATCCGGGCGGTGCCGGTCGGCCGATCAATGGGCGGAGCATCGCCCCGATGTGATCGGGACAAGGCAGCGTGTTGGCATCGCCCAGTGGTGTGCCGGGCGTGATGAAGTCGAGGACCGTTGTCGTGCCGTGGGGTGTCGTCGCTGTCTCGCGCACTGCGGGCGAGACGTCGAGGGCTGCGAGGGCCGCTGCGACGGTGGCTTGTGCGGCGCCGTTGGGATCGGGGCTGTACCGGAACACAAGCGGCCGGGATGCGGTGTCCGCCTTGACGATGAGGCCGGACCGGGAGGGCATGACGCGGGTCGGTGTCGCCTCGTACCGGTCGCAGAATCGTTGGAGTTCGGCGGTTGCGCTGTCTGACCAGGTGCCGGCGACGTGGGGCCAGCGTGTGCGGACCTCGCGAATGACCTCGGCCGGGACGGTGAACGGGGCGGTGTCGGTCATGGCGTCGCCGTGCGGTCGGCGTGGGTGGCGCGGATGGCGTCGGCTATCGCGTGCATGTCGTCGACGATGGCGGTGGCGTCGGTGAAGCGTTCGCGCTTGCCGGGTTTGTTGGCGTAGCCGATGCTGCGGGCGCCGGCGGCGTTGGCCGCGTCGAGGTCGGTCACGGAGTCTCCGATCAGCACGCACGAGGCCGGAGAGACCTTTTGACGCCGCGCTGCTTCCTGGATCGGCCAGGGGGCCGGTTTCATCCGGTCCGGCGCGGCGTGCGGTCGGCCGACGACATCGGCCACGTGATCGGTGAGCCGTTCGCGGGCGAGGTAGGCACGTACGGCACCGCCGGAGTTGTTGCTGACCATCACGACCGGCCGCCCGGCGGCACGAGCAGCGTCGAGCACAGCGCGGCATCCGGGCGTCGGCTCGGCGGTGCCGGCCGCAGCGACCTCGGCTTCAGTGAGCCATCGTTCGGCGGCGTCCGCCTGGCCTGCATCCGCAACAACCGCAGCGGCGTACAGCGCGAGCGGGTCGAACGGGTCGGCTCCGTCGACCGGTACGCCGATCCGCGCGAGGTATGCGCGGAAGTCTGCGGCGATCTCGCGGGCGGGACGGCCGGCGAACAGGTGGCAGGTCGGCCCGTCGAAATCGAGCAAGATGACCTCGACCGCGAGCGCGGCGGCGACCGCGGTCATAGCGGGTAGTCC from the Actinocatenispora thailandica genome contains:
- a CDS encoding tetratricopeptide repeat protein, with protein sequence MEERWDETWQRLRLWTSGQAPSERLAAQILLNDDFSRLDPSHPLGGPDGKKDALVYRDGHKWIMAVYFPRGQRPFREVKAKFISDLAGVSENGAAGIAFVTNQELSLIERETLEDQAACACEIYHLERIVAVLDKPAMASVRAQYLRIPPTHNTLTPPHAIFVRKILSTSGMGNRFVGREDDLRDVNSFLLKPSIEPEFAHVGVITGMPGVGKTALALEAASDACQEQRFGGGAIIADFKGYEESPKEFIEPPQAISGLLLALGIDRIDPEPAINLMAYRDLLESRARAGRPVLLLFDNVAEVRQVEDLLPPPGIHRVIITSRNALGPRIPDSVSFRLSTLSVHRSMEMLAQVHERRFVDQQEGLRSLANLCGGLPIALRLISQILANDHDLSALELATEFEEEAERLAGLEFEDSEIRAVFRGSYLRLPVESARCLRYLSIHPGEKISLRSTAYLLDISEGKARRLLRRLESSHLVTRDPEQRAWTLHDLLRLYGRDVARDVDTRDDQDAALHRLFEYYLESTQQLNGWLNDNSLRDGDELFSAAKDATDWAVREYTSVIACIGAALDIGALSDAWALAIDICQYLCVRGDWPTVISVSESAVSIAKMCGDRKREADALNNLGLAYNSLREYSRGKEIFLRARKIFKEIGDKEGEARVLTGLSESMRAEGNAPATIPMLRRAVGLYTEANSAYGLGFALTNLGTSLREDKQYPAAIEVLDQALYIHRANGAKRAEAATLGQLGTALGHVGHVQASMDMLGEAARVANEVEDYLLAGMAYMNKGNFFRLQGRLLDAEELYASAIDAFRRIGSVWNEAIALINMDRLYSACGETEKQEECRARIRRLGSAGAEALRMARNQGWGPGRGPLSY
- a CDS encoding phosphotransferase, encoding MTDTAPFTVPAEVIREVRTRWPHVAGTWSDSATAELQRFCDRYEATPTRVMPSRSGLIVKADTASRPLVFRYSPDPNGAAQATVAAALAALDVSPAVRETATTPHGTTTVLDFITPGTPLGDANTLPCPDHIGAMLRPLIGRPAPPGLPSLVDWLRDRLTDDHLADLPPGRAVAPPSERRAALALLDSLSCDHVPALCHGDASPWNILYGPAGRPYLIDPRGIGGELMYDVAVIAMKGGRFIPAVRTAAALARSLGLSLGRTETWLRIAHAARV
- a CDS encoding HAD family hydrolase; the encoded protein is MTAVAAALAVEVILLDFDGPTCHLFAGRPAREIAADFRAYLARIGVPVDGADPFDPLALYAAAVVADAGQADAAERWLTEAEVAAAGTAEPTPGCRAVLDAARAAGRPVVMVSNNSGGAVRAYLARERLTDHVADVVGRPHAAPDRMKPAPWPIQEAARRQKVSPASCVLIGDSVTDLDAANAAGARSIGYANKPGKRERFTDATAIVDDMHAIADAIRATHADRTATP